GGCAGTCCTTCCGTTCATCCGTGTTTTCGAGGGTCGCCACTCCGATCCCCAACACCGATCCCCAACACCTTGACTCTTTTTCGTGGTGCTCAAGGAATCTGTTCTCTTCCGCGCGTCTCCACATGCTGCCCTAGCAAAGTGTGGCTAGGGAAGACAAACAGCGAAGGAGGCCTCTGCCCACACTAAAGATGGCGACCAGCTGCGCTCTCACTGCGTTGGGGAGCTGGCTCCAGGCAGCCGGCTTCCCTGGGAGAGGCACAGCGGAAGGGGCGTCTCCCGAGGTACCGTTTCGACCTTCCTGGGAGGGGACGTAAGTGGAGGGGCGTGGCCTAGTCTAAATTCTAACAGCTGATTGGCCTCTAGGCAGGTGGGCGGTGTGTCCGCCgtacccctcccctccctcttcgaACCGGAAGTGTCTCTCGGTCTTTCCAGCTGGTTGTCATTTCACTCGGCTCGGTCCTTAGGAGAAGGACTCAGCCGCGGCTGCGGGACCCGGGCACCGGGCGGCGGTGGcaccggcggcggcggcggcggcggcggcagcggcgacagcagaggagaaagaggaggaaaaaggagcGAAGACGAGCCAGGCGGAGTCCGCAACAACAACCGCGGGGACTGCGGGACCGGGGTAAAGCGacgacggcggcggcggcggtggcggtggcgaCGACGACGACGACGGCCCAGCAACCGTGAGGAGAAAACAAAAGCCTTCtaaattatagttaaaaaaaaatctcgggggaaaaagagagagctCAGGGGGGAGGCCCTTCTCCGTTAGGACAACTACACTAGcgggtttttcctttttttttttcctctttctcggccccccccccccccccgcggagAATCGAACTGAGAGAACCGAACAAACCGCCCCCGGGTCCCATGAGGGGAAAAAACCCCGGAGCCGCCGAGAGGGGAAGAGGCCGAACCCGCAGGACCCTCCAGGTCGCCCCCTTGGTCCCCGCACGCCCGGGCCGCCGGCTCCTCGTCGCCGAGTCTCGCTAATCCGTCCCGATCGCGACCCCCTCCGAGGGAGGAGAAACGGGAGTCTCCAGCCCGTTTCATGGGGGAGAGGAAGCCGGGGGGGAGCCCAGGAGCAGCGACCGCGGCGAGACCTGCACCCGGAGCCTCGGCCCCGGCGCCAGAGGCCGAAGCGGCGCCCCGTGCGAGAGCGGGAGCGGGACCCGGAGCGGCCGAACCCCCCCTGCGAGCGCCTTCGCACTAGTCAATGCCCATTGCCTCGCCCGCAGCCAGGAACCCGCCTCCCGCCCCAGATAATCTAAtataatctatctatctatctataaatatataatatataatgttcttaaattattcctgatttttttaacCAAGCTGCCAAGAAAAGAACGTATTCTCCCCCCTTTAGCCCTGTTCTCATTTCTACGTGAGTGAATCTAAACTGCTGAGGAAGACCGTATGTGAttgttaaattatatatatatatatatatatatttttactccGCGCGATGCTTATTCTTCTACGTGTATAGATGCTTGAGGAGCTGTGTTTTTGTCATTCATGTgcattttcctttggaaaaagaAAGCGCCTATTTTACTAACCAAAGACTTGATTTTTTACCCTCTTCGTTTTTATTGCCTCCTAGAAATAAGCCCAGTTGGATTCATGTCAATGTTTTAAGAGATTTtgatttttcagggtttttttttttcccctttcagagACCAGAATTCCAAATCAGAACTATTTAGGGTGATAAGCTGCGATCTTTGAGCTAGCTATAAATAAGACATTTCAAACAGACACATTTGGGGTAGAGGATACAAAGGCGTGAGACATcaggttgtcatttttttttttattgtaagatTCTgctcctaaaaataataaatgggggATTACGGGTTTGGAGTGCTAGTGCAAAGCAACACTGGGAATAAATCTGCTTTTCCAGTCCGGTTCCATCCGCACCTGCAGCCTCCACACCATCACCAAAatgccacccccagccctgctgcttttataaataataacacagCTGCCAATGGCAGCAGCGCCGGCTCAGCCTGGCTCTTCCCTGCTCCCGCCGCCCACAACATTCAGGATGAGATCTTGGGGTCAGAGAAAGCAAAAAGTCAGCAACAGGAACAGCAAGACCCTCTGGACAAGCAGCAgctctcccccagcccaggccaggaaGCTGGAATACTGCCCGAGACCGAGAAGGCAAAATCGGAGGAAAATCAGGGGGACAGCTCTTCCGAAAACGGCAACGGGAAGGAGAAAATCCGAATCGAGTCGCCAGTGTTGACAGGGTTTGATTACCAAGAGGCCGCGGGGCTGGGCACCTCCACCCAGACCCTGACGTCCAGTGCGTCCTCGCTCACCGGCTTCAGTAACTGGTCGGCCGCCATCGCGCCTTCCTCCTCCACGATCATCAACGAGGATGCCAGTTTCTTTCACCAGGGAGGGGTCCCAGCTGCTTCCGCTAATAACGGTGCTCTGTTGTTTCAAAATTTCCCCCACCACGTCAGCCCTGGCTTCGGAGGCAGCTTCTCCCCTCAGATCGGGCCTCTCTCACAGCACCACCCTCATCATCCTCACTTCCAGCATCATCACAGCCAGCATCAGCAGCAGAGGAGGTCTCCTGCCAGTCCCCACCCGCCACCTTTCACACACAGAAACGCTGCTTTCAACCAGCTGCCGCATTTGGCGAATAATCTCAACAAGCCCCCCTCTCCATGGAGCAGCTACCAGAGCCCCTCTCCGACACCCTCGTCTTCCTGGAGCCCAGGGGGCGGCGGGTATGGTGGCTGGGGAGGTTCCCAAGGCCGCGACCACCGCAGGGGGCTGAATGGAGGAATAACGCCCCTGAATTCCATCTCACCTTTGAAGAAAAATTTTGCGAGCAATCATGTTCAGCTGCAGAAGTACGCCCGCCCCAGCTCTGCCTTTGCTCCCAAGTCCTGGATGGAGGACAGCCTGAACAGGGCTgacaacatttttccttttccgGTAAGATTGTGTTCCACTCAGAGATTAAGATGAATAAGGAAAGAGCGTTTGAATTGTCTGGGCTCATATCAGAGCTCTTCTTAGAATACGGGTTGGTTACCAGACAGCGTTTGGGCAGGGGAGGAGTGTAATTTGGAACCAAATACTCAGCTGTTTCTTTGGTAGATTTCTCATTGTGATCTTCCCATAGATAGTTGTGTGACTTGGCATAGTTCATACCAGGTAGTCAGTGATGTCGTAATTATGAACTGGAACACCTCTCTAGCCTGACGAGAGAATCAGGGTTGCTTCTTCCCTGCTTATTTGCATGAGCGTAAATAAGACAGGGGTACAAATGTCTGTCATGCGTGGAAACTGGTGAGCATTTTCTACCTGTATGCAGTACCTCTATAACCAAacaattcccttttctctgctgtAAGGTGGTGAGGTACTGAAAACCAACTCTTAAACTGAAACTGCAGTTCTCTCACTGCTAATATTTTAAACCTGGGACCTCTCTGAACCGGGCAGTCCGAACTCACTCATTTCCTTTGAAACCTCTTCGCAATTTCTGACCTGCCGTGTGTCAGCAAGGGCGACTGGAGAAATGATATAAGTCTCTCCTTCATGCCCACTTATTTTTGAATACTGTGAAACCGTAGATCTCAGAGTGACTCTTTTAATGATGCCTTTTCACCCATTTGTTTCTCTTCCAGTGTTAACACTCGGGGTGTAGATAATTAACCATGCCTAATAATAGATCCAGGCCAAGATCACTTGTCTTTCTTGCCACTAGTGTATCCTTGTTCTGCAAGATTCACATTTGTTTGATGTTTTTGAATTAATAAGCAGCCAGTCTAGTCGAGAGATAAGGGATATAGGGAATGTCATAGTTAACTGAACATCCAAATGCCCCACtgaatttgtatattttgggaGTATGATCATTTATATGTGCTTAGGAAATTTATATGAGGTGGTAAGCTAACATTGAATCAGTCCTCACAAGCCCACAAGGTAAGTTCAattattatcccatttcacagatgagaaaatcaagtATCAGAAAGATATAATAACTTGCCCAGCAGTGCATAGCTGGTAAGAGTGCAAACTCTAGGTTAAGAAACAAGGATTATAAATGTATCTGTATACACGTATGACTATACATGCACAGTGCTATAGCTGGAGTGTTATTTTAGAGACCTCTCTGCAAGGGCTACAACAGATTAAATGCAGAATTAATCTGTTTTAATTAATAGTTTACTTCGTGATGGGGGGAGTTTGCTAAGAAAACACTGTGTCGGGTCATTCCAAGGAAGTAAATatcccccccacctgcccccgtAAGGATTCAGGTGTAGTAGTTAAGATGTAACTTAAAATACT
The genomic region above belongs to Phyllostomus discolor isolate MPI-MPIP mPhyDis1 chromosome 13, mPhyDis1.pri.v3, whole genome shotgun sequence and contains:
- the CPEB4 gene encoding cytoplasmic polyadenylation element-binding protein 4 isoform X2, whose product is MGDYGFGVLVQSNTGNKSAFPVRFHPHLQPPHHHQNATPSPAAFINNNTAANGSSAGSAWLFPAPAAHNIQDEILGSEKAKSQQQEQQDPLDKQQLSPSPGQEAGILPETEKAKSEENQGDSSSENGNGKEKIRIESPVLTGFDYQEAAGLGTSTQTLTSSASSLTGFSNWSAAIAPSSSTIINEDASFFHQGGVPAASANNGALLFQNFPHHVSPGFGGSFSPQIGPLSQHHPHHPHFQHHHSQHQQQRRSPASPHPPPFTHRNAAFNQLPHLANNLNKPPSPWSSYQSPSPTPSSSWSPGGGGYGGWGGSQGRDHRRGLNGGITPLNSISPLKKNFASNHVQLQKYARPSSAFAPKSWMEDSLNRADNIFPFPERPRTFDMHSLESSLIDIMRAENDSIKGRLNYPYPGSDSSLLINGQSSLFPMEDGFLDDGRGDQPLHSGLGSPHCFTHQNGERVERYSRKVFVGGLPPDIDEDEITASFRRFGPLIVDWPHKAESKSYFPPKGYAFLLFQDESSVQALIDACIEEDGKLYLCVSSPTIKDKPVQIRPWNLSDSDFVMDGSQPLDPRKTIFVGGVPRPLRAVELAMIMDRLYGGVCYAGIDTDPELKYPKGAGRVAFSNQQSYIAAISARFVQLQHGEIDKRVEVKPYVLDDQLCDECQGARCGGKFAPFFCANVTCLQYYCEYCWAAIHSRAGREFHKPLVKEGGDRPRHISFRWN
- the CPEB4 gene encoding cytoplasmic polyadenylation element-binding protein 4 isoform X4, translating into MGDYGFGVLVQSNTGNKSAFPVRFHPHLQPPHHHQNATPSPAAFINNNTAANGSSAGSAWLFPAPAAHNIQDEILGSEKAKSQQQEQQDPLDKQQLSPSPGQEAGILPETEKAKSEENQGDSSSENGNGKEKIRIESPVLTGFDYQEAAGLGTSTQTLTSSASSLTGFSNWSAAIAPSSSTIINEDASFFHQGGVPAASANNGALLFQNFPHHVSPGFGGSFSPQIGPLSQHHPHHPHFQHHHSQHQQQRRSPASPHPPPFTHRNAAFNQLPHLANNLNKPPSPWSSYQSPSPTPSSSWSPGGGGYGGWGGSQGRDHRRGLNGGITPLNSISPLKKNFASNHVQLQKYARPSSAFAPKSWMEDSLNRADNIFPFPERPRTFDMHSLESSLIDIMRAENDSIKGQSSLFPMEDGFLDDGRGDQPLHSGLGSPHCFTHQNGERVERYSRKVFVGGLPPDIDEDEITASFRRFGPLIVDWPHKAESKSYFPPKGYAFLLFQDESSVQALIDACIEEDGKLYLCVSSPTIKDKPVQIRPWNLSDSDFVMDGSQPLDPRKTIFVGGVPRPLRAVELAMIMDRLYGGVCYAGIDTDPELKYPKGAGRVAFSNQQSYIAAISARFVQLQHGEIDKRVEVKPYVLDDQLCDECQGARCGGKFAPFFCANVTCLQYYCEYCWAAIHSRAGREFHKPLVKEGGDRPRHISFRWN
- the CPEB4 gene encoding cytoplasmic polyadenylation element-binding protein 4 isoform X3, with the translated sequence MGDYGFGVLVQSNTGNKSAFPVRFHPHLQPPHHHQNATPSPAAFINNNTAANGSSAGSAWLFPAPAAHNIQDEILGSEKAKSQQQEQQDPLDKQQLSPSPGQEAGILPETEKAKSEENQGDSSSENGNGKEKIRIESPVLTGFDYQEAAGLGTSTQTLTSSASSLTGFSNWSAAIAPSSSTIINEDASFFHQGGVPAASANNGALLFQNFPHHVSPGFGGSFSPQIGPLSQHHPHHPHFQHHHSQHQQQRRSPASPHPPPFTHRNAAFNQLPHLANNLNKPPSPWSSYQSPSPTPSSSWSPGGGGYGGWGGSQGRDHRRGLNGGITPLNSISPLKKNFASNHVQLQKYARPSSAFAPKSWMEDSLNRADNIFPFPERPRTFDMHSLESSLIDIMRAENDSIKARTYGRRRGQSSLFPMEDGFLDDGRGDQPLHSGLGSPHCFTHQNGERVERYSRKVFVGGLPPDIDEDEITASFRRFGPLIVDWPHKAESKSYFPPKGYAFLLFQDESSVQALIDACIEEDGKLYLCVSSPTIKDKPVQIRPWNLSDSDFVMDGSQPLDPRKTIFVGGVPRPLRAVELAMIMDRLYGGVCYAGIDTDPELKYPKGAGRVAFSNQQSYIAAISARFVQLQHGEIDKRVEVKPYVLDDQLCDECQGARCGGKFAPFFCANVTCLQYYCEYCWAAIHSRAGREFHKPLVKEGGDRPRHISFRWN
- the CPEB4 gene encoding cytoplasmic polyadenylation element-binding protein 4 isoform X1, with translation MGDYGFGVLVQSNTGNKSAFPVRFHPHLQPPHHHQNATPSPAAFINNNTAANGSSAGSAWLFPAPAAHNIQDEILGSEKAKSQQQEQQDPLDKQQLSPSPGQEAGILPETEKAKSEENQGDSSSENGNGKEKIRIESPVLTGFDYQEAAGLGTSTQTLTSSASSLTGFSNWSAAIAPSSSTIINEDASFFHQGGVPAASANNGALLFQNFPHHVSPGFGGSFSPQIGPLSQHHPHHPHFQHHHSQHQQQRRSPASPHPPPFTHRNAAFNQLPHLANNLNKPPSPWSSYQSPSPTPSSSWSPGGGGYGGWGGSQGRDHRRGLNGGITPLNSISPLKKNFASNHVQLQKYARPSSAFAPKSWMEDSLNRADNIFPFPERPRTFDMHSLESSLIDIMRAENDSIKGRLNYPYPGSDSSLLINARTYGRRRGQSSLFPMEDGFLDDGRGDQPLHSGLGSPHCFTHQNGERVERYSRKVFVGGLPPDIDEDEITASFRRFGPLIVDWPHKAESKSYFPPKGYAFLLFQDESSVQALIDACIEEDGKLYLCVSSPTIKDKPVQIRPWNLSDSDFVMDGSQPLDPRKTIFVGGVPRPLRAVELAMIMDRLYGGVCYAGIDTDPELKYPKGAGRVAFSNQQSYIAAISARFVQLQHGEIDKRVEVKPYVLDDQLCDECQGARCGGKFAPFFCANVTCLQYYCEYCWAAIHSRAGREFHKPLVKEGGDRPRHISFRWN